One genomic window of Magnolia sinica isolate HGM2019 chromosome 3, MsV1, whole genome shotgun sequence includes the following:
- the LOC131241438 gene encoding putative germin-like protein 2-1 isoform X1 yields the protein MSTGFILLAFIAFSFSFTSASDPSPLQDFCVAVRNSPGIFVNGFVCKDPMQVQADDFFLTGLDKPGNTSNKVGSNVTQVNVAQISGLNTLGVSLVRIDYAPYGLNAPHTHPRATEILTVLEGTLYVGFVTSNPDNRLIAKVLQKGDVFVFPIGLVHFQFNIGLTNAIAIAGLSSQSPGTITIANAVFGSNPPISDDVLAKAFQVDKNIVDYLQSQFGMKN from the exons ATGTCTACCGGCTTTATTCTCTTAGCATTCATTGCATTTAGTTTCTCCTTTACCTCCGCATCCGATCCCAGCCCTTTACAGGATTTCTGTGTCGCTGTGCGCAACAGCCCAGGTATTTTC GTGAATGGATTTGTGTGCAAGGACCCAATGCAAGTTCAAGCTGATGATTTCTTCCTCACGGGACTGGACAAACCAGGCAACACAAGTAACAAGGTTGGGTCCAATGTGACCCAAGTAAACGTAGCTCAGATATCAGGACTCAATACCCTCGGAGTCTCTTTGGTTCGGATAGACTATGCACCCTATGGTCTCAATGCACCCCACACGCACCCAAGGGCGACAGAGATTTTAACAGTTTTGGAGGGCACCCTTTACGTCGGATTTGTCACTTCCAACCCAGACAATCGCCTCATAGCAAAGGTCCTTCAAAAGGGCGATGTGTTTGTCTTCCCAATAGGCTTGGTTCACTTCCAGTTTAACATTGGCCTCACCAACGCCATAGCCATTGCAGGACTGAGCAGCCAGAGTCCAGGAACTATCACCATTGCTAATGCTGTGTTCGGATCGAATCCACCCATCTCAGATGACGTTCTTGCCAAGGCATTCCAAGTTGATAAGAACATAGTTGATTATCTCCAATCGCAGTTTGGAATGAAAAACTAG
- the LOC131241438 gene encoding putative germin-like protein 2-1 isoform X3 has translation MSTGFILLAFIAFSFSFTSASDPSPLQDFCVAVPDDFFLTGLDKPGNTSNKVGSNVTQVNVAQISGLNTLGVSLVRIDYAPYGLNAPHTHPRATEILTVLEGTLYVGFVTSNPDNRLIAKVLQKGDVFVFPIGLVHFQFNIGLTNAIAIAGLSSQSPGTITIANAVFGSNPPISDDVLAKAFQVDKNIVDYLQSQFGMKN, from the exons ATGTCTACCGGCTTTATTCTCTTAGCATTCATTGCATTTAGTTTCTCCTTTACCTCCGCATCCGATCCCAGCCCTTTACAGGATTTCTGTGTCGCTGTGC CTGATGATTTCTTCCTCACGGGACTGGACAAACCAGGCAACACAAGTAACAAGGTTGGGTCCAATGTGACCCAAGTAAACGTAGCTCAGATATCAGGACTCAATACCCTCGGAGTCTCTTTGGTTCGGATAGACTATGCACCCTATGGTCTCAATGCACCCCACACGCACCCAAGGGCGACAGAGATTTTAACAGTTTTGGAGGGCACCCTTTACGTCGGATTTGTCACTTCCAACCCAGACAATCGCCTCATAGCAAAGGTCCTTCAAAAGGGCGATGTGTTTGTCTTCCCAATAGGCTTGGTTCACTTCCAGTTTAACATTGGCCTCACCAACGCCATAGCCATTGCAGGACTGAGCAGCCAGAGTCCAGGAACTATCACCATTGCTAATGCTGTGTTCGGATCGAATCCACCCATCTCAGATGACGTTCTTGCCAAGGCATTCCAAGTTGATAAGAACATAGTTGATTATCTCCAATCGCAGTTTGGAATGAAAAACTAG
- the LOC131241438 gene encoding putative germin-like protein 2-1 isoform X2 → MSTGFILLAFIAFSFSFTSASDPSPLQDFCVAVRNSPVLVNGFVCKDPMQVQADDFFLTGLDKPGNTSNKVGSNVTQVNVAQISGLNTLGVSLVRIDYAPYGLNAPHTHPRATEILTVLEGTLYVGFVTSNPDNRLIAKVLQKGDVFVFPIGLVHFQFNIGLTNAIAIAGLSSQSPGTITIANAVFGSNPPISDDVLAKAFQVDKNIVDYLQSQFGMKN, encoded by the exons ATGTCTACCGGCTTTATTCTCTTAGCATTCATTGCATTTAGTTTCTCCTTTACCTCCGCATCCGATCCCAGCCCTTTACAGGATTTCTGTGTCGCTGTGCGCAACAGCCCAG TGTTGGTGAATGGATTTGTGTGCAAGGACCCAATGCAAGTTCAAGCTGATGATTTCTTCCTCACGGGACTGGACAAACCAGGCAACACAAGTAACAAGGTTGGGTCCAATGTGACCCAAGTAAACGTAGCTCAGATATCAGGACTCAATACCCTCGGAGTCTCTTTGGTTCGGATAGACTATGCACCCTATGGTCTCAATGCACCCCACACGCACCCAAGGGCGACAGAGATTTTAACAGTTTTGGAGGGCACCCTTTACGTCGGATTTGTCACTTCCAACCCAGACAATCGCCTCATAGCAAAGGTCCTTCAAAAGGGCGATGTGTTTGTCTTCCCAATAGGCTTGGTTCACTTCCAGTTTAACATTGGCCTCACCAACGCCATAGCCATTGCAGGACTGAGCAGCCAGAGTCCAGGAACTATCACCATTGCTAATGCTGTGTTCGGATCGAATCCACCCATCTCAGATGACGTTCTTGCCAAGGCATTCCAAGTTGATAAGAACATAGTTGATTATCTCCAATCGCAGTTTGGAATGAAAAACTAG
- the LOC131241440 gene encoding putative germin-like protein 2-1 isoform X2, with protein sequence MSTGFLLLAFLAFSFSFTSASDPSPLQDFCVAVRNSPVLVNGFVCKDPMQVQADDFFLTGLDKPGNTSNKVGSNVTQVNVAQISGLNTLGVSLVRIDYAPYGLNAPHTHPRATEILTVLEGTLYVGFVTSNPDNRLITKVLQKGDVFVFPIGLVHFQFNVGLSNAIAIAGLSSQSPGTITIANAVFGSNPPISDDVLAKAFQVDKNIVDYLQSQFGMKN encoded by the exons ATGTCCACGGGCTTTCTTCTCTTAGCATTTTTGGCATTCAGTTTCTCCTTTACCTCCGCATCCGATCCCAGCCCTTTACAGGATTTCTGTGTCGCTGTGCGCAACAGCCCAG TGTTGGTGAATGGATTTGTGTGCAAGGACCCAATGCAAGTTCAAGCTGATGATTTCTTCCTCACTGGACTGGACAAACCAGGCAACACGAGTAACAAGGTTGGGTCCAATGTGACCCAAGTAAACGTAGCTCAGATATCAGGACTCAATACCCTCGGAGTCTCTTTGGTTCGGATAGACTATGCACCCTATGGTCTCAATGCACCCCACACGCACCCAAGGGCGACAGAGATTTTAACAGTTTTGGAGGGCACCCTTTACGTCGGATTCGTCACTTCCAACCCAGACAATCGCCTCATAACAAAGGTCCTTCAAAAAGGCGATGTGTTTGTCTTCCCAATAGGCTTGGTTCACTTCCAGTTTAACGTTGGCCTCAGCAATGCCATAGCCATTGCAGGACTGAGCAGCCAGAGTCCAGGAACTATCACCATTGCGAATGCTGTGTTTGGATCGAATCCACCCATCTCAGACGATGTTCTTGCCAAGGCATTCCAAGTTGATAAGAACATAGTTGATTATCTCCAATCGCAGTTTGGAATGAAAAACTAG
- the LOC131241440 gene encoding putative germin-like protein 2-1 isoform X1, protein MSTGFLLLAFLAFSFSFTSASDPSPLQDFCVAVRNSPGIFVNGFVCKDPMQVQADDFFLTGLDKPGNTSNKVGSNVTQVNVAQISGLNTLGVSLVRIDYAPYGLNAPHTHPRATEILTVLEGTLYVGFVTSNPDNRLITKVLQKGDVFVFPIGLVHFQFNVGLSNAIAIAGLSSQSPGTITIANAVFGSNPPISDDVLAKAFQVDKNIVDYLQSQFGMKN, encoded by the exons ATGTCCACGGGCTTTCTTCTCTTAGCATTTTTGGCATTCAGTTTCTCCTTTACCTCCGCATCCGATCCCAGCCCTTTACAGGATTTCTGTGTCGCTGTGCGCAACAGCCCAGGTATTTTC GTGAATGGATTTGTGTGCAAGGACCCAATGCAAGTTCAAGCTGATGATTTCTTCCTCACTGGACTGGACAAACCAGGCAACACGAGTAACAAGGTTGGGTCCAATGTGACCCAAGTAAACGTAGCTCAGATATCAGGACTCAATACCCTCGGAGTCTCTTTGGTTCGGATAGACTATGCACCCTATGGTCTCAATGCACCCCACACGCACCCAAGGGCGACAGAGATTTTAACAGTTTTGGAGGGCACCCTTTACGTCGGATTCGTCACTTCCAACCCAGACAATCGCCTCATAACAAAGGTCCTTCAAAAAGGCGATGTGTTTGTCTTCCCAATAGGCTTGGTTCACTTCCAGTTTAACGTTGGCCTCAGCAATGCCATAGCCATTGCAGGACTGAGCAGCCAGAGTCCAGGAACTATCACCATTGCGAATGCTGTGTTTGGATCGAATCCACCCATCTCAGACGATGTTCTTGCCAAGGCATTCCAAGTTGATAAGAACATAGTTGATTATCTCCAATCGCAGTTTGGAATGAAAAACTAG